Genomic window (Lutra lutra chromosome 17, mLutLut1.2, whole genome shotgun sequence):
AGGGAGTCTTGGAAGCTGGCATTCTTTTTCCCGCTGGAGGGGGCCGACTCCTGGAAGGGGACAGATAGAGTGGACGCCGCTCAGGTCCCACTGGCTGATGTGAGACCATCCGATCGGCTTCCTGGGGGTGGGcttggggggggggctgctgaGATGGCCGCTCTGCGAATTGTACATGCCCGTGTTCCTAAAGCGATCTCGAGCTGTTCTGTAAATACCTGGTGCTAACGTCCCATGCCACCCGCGCTGCCCCGTGcgaccccctcccaccctcccccacccggcGCCAAAGGCCCCTTGTTGCTGCCGAGCCAGGGATGTTGCTTTGTCCTGTACAGGTTctcctttggttttcttctttattccccTTAAAACTGATCCTGTTGAAAACCGTGCCGGGCTAGctggagggtggagagagggaagatGAGCCCGCCACGCTCCGGAGAGGACACCCCTGCAATAAGACAGTCTTACGGGCCAGATGGCAGCCCCGCGGCCTGGTCAGCCGGCCCCTCCCGCTTCTCCGCGGTGACTCGGTTGGCGCCGTAGCACCCGTGCTGGTCTCCgtgccctctctcccctccccccacccccgcctgcccccATACTCCCCCAGCATGATCCGTGACCTTGCTTCTGATTTTCGCCTCTGGGACAAGTAAGTCAATGTGGGCAGTTCGGTCGTCTggattcttcttttccttttttctgttcgTTTCATCTtgccccccctcacccccccccacccaggttgTTAAAGTGGCTTCTCCTGGGACCTGCCCAGCTTTGAGAACCTCCTCATCCACCCACTGGCACCCAGCctccgggggaggggagggacgggGCGTCATGGGAGACCCAGCCAAGAGCTGAGGGGAAGGGCAGGTAGGCGTGAGGCTGTGGACGTTTTCGGagtgttttggtttgggttttcttctttctttttttttttttttttcttttttttcttttttttttttttttaaaccgggCAATATTGTGTTCAGTTCAAgctgtgaagaaaaatatatatcaatgttTTCCAATAAAATACAGTGACTACCTGACGTGGCTCTTCCCCGCTTGCCTCTGTTTCTGGGCCTGCTCCCTGTGTGGGCCCTGCAGCCCTGCCCTGGAAGGGCCTTTCCTGCACACAGCTCACTCCAGAGCCTTGTCCTGGTCAGGGCAGCAGAGGGGGACCTCTGGGCTGGGCTTGTGATCCCAGCCGGATCTCGTGGTCCCTAAAGGCAGGAGCTGGCCTGGCTGCGCAGCCCATCAGctttgggtggggggcaggccacAGGAGCGCGGAGGCCAGCCCCGGCCCGTGTATCAGTCACATGAATGAGTGCCTCATGAGGACTGCGGGGGCCTGGAGCCGGTTCGGGGCCACGAGAGCAGCCCactgagctgagacctgaaggctGAGCATTCACATGATGGGCGGGAAGGGGGTCATCCAGGGGAACAGCAAGAAGGCAGACCCCGGCGGTGGGACCTGGGTTGGGGACTCTTCGGGCGCTCCAGGGAAGGGGTGACATTCACTGAGCGAGTCAATGTCAAAGAGCCTGCATGCCCTGGGGCCCTGCACTCACAGAGCTTTAGCCCCCCAGAGGGCAAGGGGACAGGGATTTGGAACAGAAAGCCCCTTAACTTCCCCTGCCACAAGTGGAGATGTGGAGAGGGCCTGGGGTCCTGTGGTACTATAGGAAGGCATGGAACAGAATCCTTAGGGGCTTTTCCCAAAATAGAGGAGCCCCGCCTCCAACTGCAAATCCCAAGTGCTCACCCATTTCAGGGGTGCAAGGAATGAACAGTTCACGGACACCGTCTGGCCTGTGACCTGCTCGCACGCGGCTGTAGCCGCGGGgctggaaggaagcagagacCTAATccagtggaatttaaaaaaaaaaccttgctttCGCTCTTCACCCAGCTTTGGAAGGGCGGAGAAGCCCAGCAGCAGGGCCCGACCTTAGGGGCCTTCCTTGTGGCAGAGACCCTAGGCCAGCACTGGACTGATCCAGCGTGGACCCATCGCTGGAGCCCAGTACGGTGGGTGGGGAAGTCGGGAGCGGCAGGCCGTTTCTCCAGTGCCCCAGCGTCTGTGCCGCCTCTTCCTCCCACCTAGTTGTCTGCCTCTAGGTCTATCTAAGTGGAGGAGGTGGAGTGTGTGGATGAGagctctgggcctggggctggctcCGCGACCTCAGGCAGATGAGccagtctgtaaaatgggcacatgGGAGCCCTTGCCCCCCGGGGCCGCTGAGGACTGAGTGAGCCCACAGGGACACGGGGGCACAGCAACCGCTGGCCATTCCTCACTGAAGGCTCCCACTTCACAGGCGTGCttctcagctctgcctccaggACACTGTGACTCCAGacgaggaaattgaggcccagaagAGTGAAGAGACTACTCCCAAGGTCAGCGCACTCTTCAACCCTCAGGgtctctctctgccacttcctcCTTGATGACCTTGGGGCGGtaacttcacctctctgggcctcagtttactggTCTGCAAGATGGAGAATAATGACCCTATAGGAGGAAGATAAGAATACCCACTCCAGAGGATTGCGCTAACCACTTTCTAGACCTACCCCATTCAGTCGGCATGCAGGCCACGGAAGGTGAGCAGAGGCATGAATTAAGTGTCGAGACCTGACAGTAAAGAACCGGAAGCCCTGGGCAGGTAATGCCTCTCACACCGCACTTCTGGGCAGCGGCCAAGCTGGGTCTCAAACCCTGGATTCTTCATATCCCAAGCGCCCCAGGCTGCCCACGTGGCTCTGGCTCCTATCATTAGTTCTCCCCCTGGGGCCCTGTGTTTTGAAAGACTTTTACTCCTGGACAGGCTGCTTTATTAAATAATCATGTCTTCTCTTTCCCATGCTTTATTAATCAAAGACACATAGACAGCACTCAGAGCTTCTAATGGACGTGGGGCAGGCCCAGAGGGAGCTGATTCCAGCCCGGAGCAGGAGGCTGACAGTGGGAATCGTTTCCAATTCCGGCTCTCGGGTCCGCTGGACCAGCTCACACCTGTCCTCAGCGGGGACTAGCCGAGGGACACAGCGGGAGGTGCCCACCCAGggttccctcccttctcccccacccccagggtagTGGCCACTGGGACCATTTCTAAATGTCACTCCCTCTTTGACCAGCAGGTGGGGCAGCAGTGACTACTGAAGGCCACGGAGAGCTGGGACTCCTGGGACCAGCCagtcagtctgtgtgtgtgtgtgagagagacagacagacagacagacagacagatggtgCTTGAGTCCCATCTGTGGGCCAGGCCCAGTTCTAGGAAGTCCAAAATGAATAAAACGAATTATAAATGCACACATTCTCCTTAGCTTCCTAACGCCCGCTCCACACTAGGCAAACCCCTTGGCCAGGACCTCGGCACATAACCCAGctcacaaatttctttttttcccctgcttcttGGAATACTTGGTTCTGTGATCACGAAGTTGTCATCCAACTGGAACGTGAGTGAGAGAGGGCCAAGACAGTGTCagtcactgctgtatccccagcagGCGCAGAGCAGCCTTGGGCCCCAAGCAGATTCCAGGGAATCTGTTGAGTTAATGAAGGAGCAGGCGGCTAGGAGGCCAGAGTCAGAACTGTGAGCACAACAAAACATCCCTCTTTCCCAGGCTCTCTTTCTTCCAGTCCTCGGGTCCTGCTCAGCCatcgcctcctccaggaagccctccccgATGTCCCCTTAGATtgcaccccatcccacccccatctCACAGCTCTGCCCACTCTGGACTCGGAGCCCCAGGAGAGCAGGGCCAGGGCTGTCTCTGTCACTGCCATGTCCCCAGCATCATAAGCTAAGAGAGGAGTTTCCAAATCATCCCGGAGGGGCTGTGTGGAGATAGATGGGCCAGGAAATGCTTGCAAACCCCGGACCTGGTAGGTGGGTGTACACACCCAGGCCAGAGGCGGTGGTGGcctgcagagggcagagggattCTTGAGATGTTAGGCCTGGAGGGAAAATGCTAGCAGAAAACCAGCTTCCGTGCTGAAGCCTCACTAACCCCTTAAACCGAATCTgaaaaaatggggatgataatagtgCCTACCCCGGGCTTGGATGCTGTGGGATGGAATGCCCAGCCCTGCGCGGTCATCACTTAGTGAGCCCTAAGAGGCTGGAGAGACAGACTGACCCACTTTCTGGGACGGCACCAAGCGTGGAGGCGAGCGCCCCCTGGCGGTCTTGCCTGGACAGGCAGACAGGCCCCCTATCCTGCGCCTCCCTCCCCAAATACCGCTCTGGGGCCCCTCCACCCACGCCATCCTTTTCCCATCACCCTCTGGGGAGCCCTCTGGGTTGGTCCCCACAGAGGCTGGGCAGGTTTGGTGACAAAGGCAGGACTCCACCTGATGCTTCTTGCCCTGTTTGGGTTTTGAACAGGTCAACTGTTTTCATTACCAAATTCAACCAATACGTCATTCTGGCAAGACTCATAAATGTTTCTAAacaccctcattttttttttttttagtgttacatttttttttttgtggcaaaATACCCATGACATAGAATAAACTATTCGAAAGTGTACAATTCAgacatttagtacattcacgATCTTATGAAACCCTCAGCACTATTggtttccagaacattttcatcaccccaaaaggaaacccataCCCCATAAACCAGTTATCCTGACCAATCTTTAACTCCCCCCAGACACCCCCTTGTTCTTCTGTAATGTGATTTGAATCATAGCGGTGGAAAGACCCATGGAGGGAAATGTTGCTTTTTTTCAGCCCACATTTGCCCAGCTAGCCAcacacaacagcaacaacaggaTTGCAGTAACTGTAACATTTTTGTGGTATTTATTCCAGTCAGGCCCAGTGCTCAGCTGCTTATCAGAGGTAATCAGTTAATCCTCCACACCACCCTATAAACTGAATTCTAGATTACTGATCGATTGCGGTTCTGCACCAAAGGAGggcgaggcacagagaggcaaagtTGGTAAGCAAACAAGGGAGCTGGCTTCTGGAGACAGAAAGGTCAGCTTCCCACTGAGAATTcctccttgctgtgtgacctaggGCTGGCGATTACCCTCTCTGGACCTTGATTCCAGAGTCTGTGGAAAGGCTCCAATGACAGCAGAGCTAAGGTGCTGTTATCTCTCCAGAGGCCCATGCCTCCCTACCTGGCCTGTCCCCAGGTTCACATTTACCCTTTTAACCCCAGATCAAGGGCTTTCAACCCTGGAACAACCTCAAAGGGGAactgggtggggttggggggagaaaagGGCTTTCCCATTTCCCATAAACACCACTTCCCTTCTGCCAGttggctccctcctgagcacccTTGATCTTGGGCCTCTCTTTAGGGCAGGAGAAGCCTGAAGGCTGGAAATCACCCCAGCAGAgtccaggctggggcagggactgGTCTGTCGGGCTGCTcgctgttgaatgaatgaatgacctttTTGCGAGGGCTCTGAGAATGCAGGAGGTGAGGGCAGGCTTTGTAGGTAAACCACAGCTACTCATCCAGAGACAGGCTGTGTCCCCTGCGGGGACCCCAGGATCCCTAACCCCCATGCCTTTGTCCTCCAGcttctccatccccccaccaacacacacacacacacgggctcCCACGGTCCACATCTTACGGCCCACCCAGGTACGCGTCCAGCCCATGCTCCTTGCAGTGCAGcagtctctccttcctctggcctcccccttggagggtgggggcgggggcttcCAAGTCTGATGGGAAATCAGGAGTGAAGGGAGGCCGGGAGCTGATCCAGGAGTCGCTGGgtcccaggaggcagagagggtctGACTTTTAGAGCGGCTTGGGAGAGGACCTGTGCTGTTCGTGGGGGCTTGGGGTGCGCAGCCCGGCACCCTGAACTGGTGTGTGTCAGAGCCGGAAGCCAAACCAGAGCCGACCTGAATGCACAGAAGCTTCTGGGAAACTTTTCTGCCTTCTAAATATTTAGACAGTGAGATGGATGGGCAAGCGAGGACCAGACTGGGCTGGCTGGACCCAGGGTTATTTTGAGAGAAGTGTTCTTTTTTGCTCCAGGACAGACAGTCCCcgtctccctccttcttctcccagAGCCTGTCGGGGCCACccccagagaaggagaaacagggaaaTAGCAGCTGATTGCCCCCCCTGCATTTAGGGGGGTCAGGATTCCGGCAGGCAAGGACTCCGGGGGCTCACTTCCGCTCATCCACAGATAGCCACGGCCCTGAGCGTCGGGCTCCTGCTCCCAGCAGCCGGGGGCAGGAGATCATAGGCAGCCGATgtcagcagagggagcagccggCTGCGGACCCCATTTTGGTTGATGTACCCACAGTGCTGCCAGCTCGCTGCACCTGGGGCCCGAGTGTCCCCGGCCCCTCGCCCCAGGCTGACAAAGGTACCcggctcccctccttccccctgggAGTGGCGGGAGCCCTTGAGTCCTTCCTCCCAGAGACGGACCGGGAGAGGGGTGCCTGCGAGTTGCCGTGGGTAGGCCTGGGACCCAGGCAGCAGAACCACAGCCTGAGCCTCTGGAAGACAGCCTTGCGGAAGAGGATGAAGACCCAGGGGTCCAGGATGGGGTTGAAGGCGTTGAATCGGAAGGCACGGAGGTCCCCCATCTCGCTGCTGTCTGGGGCGATGGCCTGAGTGAAGCCTCGGATCTGGGGACAGGGCGGGGGCGTCAGGAAGCACCCCCGAATCCTCTGCCCCCCACCGAACACCCACCCCGCCCTCACTCCCCTCCTTCCAAGAGCTTCCTGGCAGGAATGAGGGAGGGGTTCCCTGCCGCAGGGGCAGGAAATAAGATATGACGAAAGTAAGTGAGAAATGCATctggggagcaaagggagagaaagcccCAGGAAACCACCAGCCTAGAGGTCGGAGGTCGTGGGGGTAAGGCCTGGGGCTACAGCTGTATGGCTCTCCACGTTCCCAGCCTGTGAGTCATCTGTAATCCCCCCAAAGTTTTGAGGACCAGCTCTGgcattttacagaaagaaaagccGAGGCGGCGCAGAGTACAGGGCAGGGGAAAGGTAGGAAGGATGATTACAGGGGGCTCCCCTATCCAAttcctgggaggcaggcaggagctCTATCCGAAAAGGGCAAGGCCCAGAGAGCCcctggcagaggtggggggtgagggcagggctgggaggttggggggaaaTCAGACTCTGGAATCAGATGAGCCTGAGGTCCAGACCTGGCTCTGTGTAACTGTGGACAAGCCCCGTCACCCTCCGTCTGTAAAAACAATGACGGGACAGGAACTTGGTTCCACTCCTTGCCAAGTGCTTGTGGAAGGGGTACCTAAGGTCATCTGAAGATGATCTGAGAGAGAATTTGTGAACTGCAGGGCACAGGGCAGACACAGAACCACAGTTCCAGGACGGGAGGATCTGATTATCTTATGACCAttacagggggtgggggaaggttgggGTGTGTTTGGGGGGGTTGCCGCAGATAAGAAAAGGGCGAGCCAAGGGCTTGGGAGGGGAGACACCTCTCCAGAAAGTTGGGAGCTGTCTGACCGCGCCCTAAGCCTCTGACCTCTTGGGACCCCGGCGTCCCCATCTGGGAACTAGACTACCCCACTGGCAGACCTAGCTGGgggctgccctcctccctcctccctccaacccccgccggacccccttcccccaccccaggcaccaGGGGGACTCACCGTGAGGGGCAGGGAGCACACGGCCATGATGACAGTCATGAGGGCCAGCAGAATGAGGTAGTCCACCTCGTCCTCTCCCGCCCGGGGCCCGGGGACCGGGGGGCCCTGGTGGCGCATCTGCTGGCGGTGCATGCGACAGAGGCTCAGGGTGACGGAGCTGTTGCACAACACGATGGCAGCCACCAGAAGGGCCATGAGGCTGGCATAGGCCAGTGAGAAGGCGCGGCCACCGGCCTCCGTGGAGCGCATGCGGATGAAGCACCAGCTTCCCGGGCAGTACTGCTGGTGCTGGCCCAGGCCCATCAGGGGCAGCGCGCAGAAGAGGCCGCAGAAGGCATAGATGGCAGGCAGGGCCAGGCGGGCACAGCGCGGCCCATCCAGCTGGGTGTACACGTAGGGGTGGCTGAGCGCCAGACAGCGCTCCACGGCCATGGCGAAGAGGATGAGCATGGAGGCCAGGCCGAAGAAGGTCATGGCGAAGGCGAAGGCGTCGCACAGGGCGGGCcggccccaggccaggcccagcagTGAGCTGTTGCGGGCGTAGGCCACGAACACGGCCGGGCTCAGGAAGCAAGTGCCCAGCAGGTCGGTGACCGCCAGCCCAGTGACCAGCACAGCAAAGGCTGAGGGACGTGAGCGTCGCCGCACCCCCAAGATGCCCAGGGCCAGCCCGTTGCCCACCACGCCCGCCACGAACATCAGGGTGCTGGTGGCCGGGCCCACCGAGTCCCGCACGTAGGTGAGGTTCCTGCACGAGTCGGCCATCCCCCCACGCCCCACGGCCTCTGTGCGGACTGGACTAGAGAGGTCCCCGGGGtgcaggtgggggtgagggagagggggagctcAGATGCCCACCGCCCTCCCCATGGGCCACCCCTTCTCCTTGTGTGTGCGGCTGGCTGGCcggctctctgcctctctcctcctctctccgtCCTTCCCTCTCCCTAGTTCTGTCCTTCTCCCCCACTTGCCCACCAccctgtctctccttctgcctctccctctctccccccagcagccctctaTCTGCTCTCACCACACCTCTGCCTTCTCGCTCAGtcccttcctctgtgccctgCTCTCCGGTCTGCTGGCTCTACCGGTCTCTGCCTCTTCGAGAAAGCTGCTCCttacttccctccctcctccctcctcccttctcatcTAGCCTGCTCGCCCCAgctttttcatttcctctgacTGCCCCgccttctctccccctgcctgttccAGAGGGCcccccctgcttcctccccccttccctggccCACTCCCTCCAACTCTCCTGCCCAGTGCAGCCCAGtccactctccttccctccctgcttcctctcctggtCTCATTCCCTGAGCCACCTGCCGCTTCCCCACACCTAggtctctgcccttctctgctcctccccagcatCTTGGGCCGCATGGGGATCCCTGAGTCATTGCACCCTGGAGCACACCAAGACCTGAGGGGCACAGCTGGCCAGTCCAAGAGGCTGTCTGTGGGTGGCCTCTGGGATCTATTCTGGGCTTGAGGCCCCGGGGTTAGGACATTGCCCAGGGATTGAGAAATGACTAGGAAATTCTTCGCCGATGTAGTGTTTTTCAGCCACTACTGAGATTTCTGCTTCCCCAGATACAATTCGCTCCTTCCAGAAGGCCGGGAAGGAGATGGTGGGGCTCGAGAAAGAACGCCAGTCCCTAGAGCTTGTCCTAGGGTGCAAGCCTATCGACCCGGCCGAGTCTTGGGGAGACAGATTCCGGGGAGGAGGGCTTTGGTGTCCAGTAGTCTGCCGGGGACAGGCCCCAGGACTTCCAAGAGCATCAAGGGGGGAGTGCCCTCCCACCCTCTTGCTTCTCACTCCAGCAAGCCTAGGCCCCAGGCCAAGCCCCGGAGACCTTGACTTCcaggaataatattttaatattttggccACAGACAGCCAttcaggactccaagatcactATCATGTCCAATTCTCCCACACCTCCCCAAACACACCCCAGCCACCACCCCCAGGCCCGTGTGCTCAGCCCTCATGTCCCTGCTGCCCACACAGTGGTCACAGCCCCCGCCCCACGGAGTCAATGGCTTCCCATGCAACCCCCCCCCACACAGAAGGGCCAGAGCCCCTCTCAGACGCCCCTTATTTCTGAGGGAGGCAGTTTAAGTGGAGAGATTACAAACTCGGGGGCTCATTCATTTGACGTGAGTTCCTGTCCCCGTCCCACTACCTCTTTGCAGCGTGATGACCTGGGTGAGACCGAGAAGCcggtgtgcctcagtttcctcatctgtaccatGGGGTAACCCCAGCCTCATGGGCCAGGCAGCCGGCCATGGCCAGTGGCCCGTGCCAGAGCCCTCTCTGTGACAAGAAGCACGCGTGCACACATGTGTCACGTCTGAGCCCTGGAGGGGATGTTCCCGATGCCAAGGCTGGACACTGGGTAGCTGCAGACTTCCCCTTTCTGCACCCAAGCCCCTCGGTGACCACAAGTGCCTCacccctttccccctctccctatcACCCATGCGCAGCAGCACCCCAGCTTCCGGCCTCAGCTCCAGCCAGGGGCTTGGGGAGGTGCCTGGAGGGCATGGGCCTCGGGCCTCCTGGCTCTGCGGCTCCCCCCACTGCTCTGGTTTCTGCAATCCCCAGGCAGACCAGCGGGAACTCAGGAAGTTATATGATATTAATGAGGGATGATGCCTGGCGGGCTTATGTCCTGTGGCAGCATcaggggagttgggggggcggggcggggcagctCTGGCTCCTggagcctccctccccctggcttcCTGTCCCCACCAGGGACCGATGAGCATTCAGGAAGTCCACTCGGCTCCCAGGCCCAGTGTAGCCTGGCCTCTGGCACCCTGCCcccctccaggcctcagtttatccacctgtacccctgggggccAGGAGGGCCCGCATCCCTGCCGTCCGTCATATGCTCCGGGGCAGGTGGGGGAGCCAGCGACTCTAATGAGAGGTCCCCAAGGCTGATTTCAGTGCTGGACCCCCTCCACTCATTTTCCAGAACCCTGGCATCCTGCCCATCTGTGACCACACCCACAGCCAGGGCCACAAAGGGTTCCTCTTCCCTCAGGTGTCTTGGGGGTGAGAAGTCACTCCAGCTGGGCTGTGAGGGGGCAGCTTCCAGGActgggagtggaggggagtgTGGGAAGGAACAGCTCCGGGAGGGTGAATCagcctcccttcttctctcccacgGCTTGAATAGGACTCAGGAATCCCCAGAAGGACTGtggacaggggcagaggaaggagggcgGCCCAGGGACAACCGGGAATGGCTGGCACAGTACCTGGGAGGGGAAGATGGGCACCAGGGAGGGGGCATGCAAGGGGCTGTGGCGGACACGTGAACTTCAGGCGTGGGTCTGTGTGACATTAGTGGGGCCTGCGGAACTGAagtgagcattttttaaaaatatttttcttggggcgtctgggtggctcagtcattaaacgtctgccttcagctcaggtcatgatccctcgactcgggtcaagccctgcatctggctccctgcctagctggaggtctgctcctccctctcccactccccaggcttgtgttccctctctcactgtgtgtctttctctgtcaaataattgataaaatctaaaaaaaatatttatttattggggcgcctgggtggctcagtcaataagtgtctgccttgggctcaggtcataaaccaagggtcctgggatcgagccccacatggggctccctgctctgcgggaaggcTGCGTCTCTCTCTCCTActacccctgtttgtgttccctctcttgctgtgtctctgttcaataaataaaatcttttaaaaaatattttatctatctatctatctatct
Coding sequences:
- the PTGIR gene encoding prostacyclin receptor — translated: MADSCRNLTYVRDSVGPATSTLMFVAGVVGNGLALGILGVRRRSRPSAFAVLVTGLAVTDLLGTCFLSPAVFVAYARNSSLLGLAWGRPALCDAFAFAMTFFGLASMLILFAMAVERCLALSHPYVYTQLDGPRCARLALPAIYAFCGLFCALPLMGLGQHQQYCPGSWCFIRMRSTEAGGRAFSLAYASLMALLVAAIVLCNSSVTLSLCRMHRQQMRHQGPPVPGPRAGEDEVDYLILLALMTVIMAVCSLPLTIRGFTQAIAPDSSEMGDLRAFRFNAFNPILDPWVFILFRKAVFQRLRLWFCCLGPRPTHGNSQAPLSRSVSGRKDSRAPATPRGKEGSRVPLSAWGEGPGTLGPQVQRAGSTVGTSTKMGSAAGCSLC